The proteins below are encoded in one region of Stigmatopora argus isolate UIUO_Sarg chromosome 2, RoL_Sarg_1.0, whole genome shotgun sequence:
- the dmxl2 gene encoding dmX-like protein 2 isoform X5 produces MHLHQVLTGAVNPGDCCYSVGSVNDVPFTAYGSGCDVVILASDFECVQIIPGAQNGNIQVGCVECSHQLGRIAASYGNTVCIFEPLSTNPNKRHKQLNYQWQKTGQFFLDAITYNLAWDPQGYRILAATERLQLWAPPLTDALIEEEDGHVTEDKPHLVLNDWNCVWQCRTAASVHVAKWSPDGEYFATVGKDDCLLKVWYPTTGWRSAVVVQDPSEKKVPAVHFSFVYLAHPRSVTGMSWRKTSKYMPKGSVCNVLLTSCDDGVCRLWSETLLPEDSLLGGQISDNTHSFSSSLPGSSGNKDKIQHALESIHHLKHLRRGRRRSSALVAHSELLPSQLGTQDAHTHRHIAHHANALCHFHISASINPNTDIPSMLADSALFNADDGSGAGGFVVHWLNNKDLSFTCSMDLFMLQLRKFSEQQLEHATEDPLEPEGSPLKFDFGRNNNTNLMHVQHTINPLFSVILDLDEMSDKASSELGEEGEPGEQGSTKASSPGSSSSLPLPSMLLERKMEILITEWNKSPDMLFTIHPTDGSFLVWHVKYLDEFKQGIFRQVQVSFSSRIPVAFPTGDANSLSKNILMYACTLTESESSRTGEQGSMVPYVAHSVSASAGLGSHALASSSNTNPGVSPAVMMVSKHVDGSLNQWAVTFAERSAFSNVLTVSHKFRYCGHRFHLNDQACHTVLPLLLTSSHHNALLTPPSAPGSIDGEQPPTLPLPKGLPRKQLRNAATRTFHDPNAIYSELILWRVDHIGPLSCTGGVSELARINSLHTSAFSNVAWLPSLVPSSVLGTYCNSASACFVASDGKNLRLYQAVVDARKLLDELSDPETSKLVGEVFNIVSQQSTARPGCIIELDVITNQCGANTQLLHVFQEDFILGYKPQKEPDTHTAAFLSGEDYQPPPFSEKFFLVVIEKDLNRNSVLQMWHLHLQSVQACVDEPNKDSSFQSQLMVPNQIVNADSSPETSPVRPLPRSASTVNLQSASKLILSSKLVYSKRLDLPHGVEVTRATPSAGHLSSSSIYPVCLAPYLIVTTCSDSRVRFWHCAVEGDHGDSDNDRDKRMYRWEPWALMNEEEDNNSAVFVSGRPVAVSCSYIGRLAVAFKQPRQGQISGKEFSMHVSIYECESTGGSEWVLEQTLHLEEFNRPSQTLDPRVSVDSNLFVYSRSDLYMCRDRNSPNIKHYVHLDWLSKEDGSHILTVGVGSNILMYGRISGMVHEQTSSKEGVAVITLPLGGSIKQGIRSRWILLRAVDLLSSVDGTPSLPVSLSWVRDGILVVGMDCEMHVYAQWHQDKKPGEGEEGNMSSVDIAGGQTQASSSVFEGRARSKSVFEGSVAVDEALRAPAGLQEGGLFEAAHSLSPTLPQYHPTQLLELMDLGKVRRAKAILAHLVKCIAGEVAVVRDVEAGEGGARRHLSRTISVTGSTAKDTIVAGRDGGRDYTEINSIPPLPLYALMLADEDTSFKGTEEPVKGPKVANGDTRHMSSEDQYADLFQVPTVTTDDFVNFATDKPEKKSRVINLSQYGPAYFGPEHAQVLSSHLMHSSLPGLTRLEQMFLVALADTVATTSAEVTSSTDQQYTGGEALDECGLRYLLAMRLHTCLLTSLPPLYRMQLLHQGLSTCHFAWAFHSEAEEELLNMIPAMQRGDLQWSELRAVGVGWWIRNINTLRKMVEKLGKAAFQRHNDPLDAALFYLAMKKKAVLWGLFRSQHDEKMTQFFKNNFTEDRWRRAALKNAFSLLGKQRFEQSAAFFLLAGSLKDAIEVLLEKMEDLQLAMIVARLYEADFENSSTCQGLLFEKVLGCNKDGSQYHCSRLHPDPFLRSIAYWIMKDYTQALDTLLERIPKDDDDDNPDVMVKSCNPVVFSFYNYLRTHPLIIRRHYATSEGTTTTVGLTAEKNSADEINLIERKLFFTTANAHFKVGCPVLALEVLSKIPKVTKKSGSSPLSKASSKVNVSLNQPLEQSTGLDWGSSAPPAWGGNESSGGMDWGQPVSKLEDDDLKLDWGDDKDDDEDEEEEDCLTMKKLETETKVEGTFDSKLQRDDSKGDSEVDVIAEQLKFRACLKILMTELRTLATGFEVDGGKLRFQLYSWLEKEIAAMHTICNYKVEGKEREPEVERWAERAVSVDISDDMLERTDADAYERHQMERRRLQAKQQHSERRKAWLRKNQALLRVFLSYCSLHGAKGGGVTSVRMELLFLLQESQQEITVKQLQSPLPLPTTLPLLSACIATTKTVIANPVLHLSNHIRDILHTITLMEAPPHPDVIDERVNALHTLAASLSACIYQALCDSHSYSSQTEANQFTGMVYQGLLLSERKRLRTESIEEHITPNSAPAQWPGVSSLISLLTSAKEEDQPRLNVLLCEAVMAVYLALLIHGLGTHNSNELFRLAAHPLNNRMWAAVFGGGAKVIIKPKRPEAPPATVGTSKEGTEAQAGPETNFEAKAKPVVPPQPPAEDGDRYRRRFNMRMLVPGRPVKETPAAPPPLPAERPTYREKFIPPELSMWDYFVAKPFLPLSDSNTLCDSDESGAEDDEDDDDAFLSDTQITEHSDPNSYSWALIRLAMVKMFHHSIKNFLPITGLDFADLPVTSPFTNAVLKTLENWEHILLETMNKFDGPPPNYINTYPTDLSAGGGPAILRHKAMLEPDNTPFKTKNHQSFPARRLWHFLVKQEVLQETLIRYIFTKKRKQSESVDNHMERVKPNCIAGASALNKVEADLGYPGGKAKIVHKESDIIMAFAINKANSNEIVLASTHDVQEVDVSTLVAVQPYAWIGEEFDKESRSSDDVDYKSSHTNIAQASSGPFAPPQMPVSASMPWLGSGQTSMGASVIMKRNLNNVKRMTSHPIYQYYMTGAQDGSVRMFEWNRPQQLICFRQAGNARVTRLYFNSQGNKCGVADGEGFLSLWQVNQTSSNPKPYLSWQCHTKTCGDFAFITSSSLIATAGQSNDNRNVCLWDTLISPSNTMVHAFPCHENGATVLQYAPKQQLLITGGRKGFVCVFDIRQRQLLHTFQAHDSAIKALALDAFEDFFVTGSAEGNMKVWKLAGHGLMHSFGSEHAKQSIFRNIGAGVMQVETRPGNRIFTCGADGTLKMRVLPDRYNIPSGLIDVL; encoded by the exons ATGCATCTGCACCAGGTTCTGACGGGGGCTGTGAATCCCGGCGATTGCTGCTACTCGGTGGGCAGCGTCAATGACGTTCCCTTCACG gctTATGGCTCAGGTTGTGATGTAGTGATCTTGGCCAGTGACTTCGAGTGTGTGCAGATCATCCCAGGAGCTCAGAATGGGAACATTCAGGTGGGCTGTGTGGAGTGCTCCCATCAGCTTGGCAGG ATTGCTGCCTCCTACGGAAACACAGTCTGTATCTTTGAACCTCTCTCTACCAACCCAAACAAGCGCCACAAG CAGCTTAACTATCAGTGGCAAAAGACAGGGCAGTTCTTCCTCGATGCCATCACCTACAACCTGGCCTGGGACCCGCAGG GGTACCGTATCCTAGCAGCAACCGAGCGGCTCCAGCTGTGGGCTCCACCGTTGACAGACGCTCTAATTGAAGAGGAGGACGGTCACGTGACTGAGGATAAGCCTCATCTCGTTCTGAATGACTGGAATtgcgtctggcagtgcag GACTGCTGCTTCCGTGCATGTTGCCAAGTGGTCCCCTGATGGAGAGTACTTCGCAACAGTTGGGAAG GATGACTGTTTACTCAAAGTATGGTATCCAACTACGGGCTGGCGTTCTGCAGTTGTGGTCCAGGACCCCTCAGAAAAGAAAGTCCCTGCTGTTCACTTCTCCTTTGTTTATCTGGCCCATCCCCGCTCAGTCACTGGTATGTCCTGGAGGAAGACCAGCAAGTACATGCCAAA GGGTTCAGTCTGCAATGTTTTGCTGACATCCTGTGACGATGGCGTGTGCCGCCTGTGGTCGGAGACCTTGCTTCCCGAGGACAGCTTGCTCGGCGGGCAAATATCTGATAACACGCACTCTTTTAGCTCCAGCTTACCAGGCTCGTCAGGCAATAAGGACAAGATTCAGCATGCTTTAGAG TCTATTCACCATCTGAAGCATCTGCGTCGGGGAAGGCGACGATCATCTGCTTTGGTAGCCCACAGTGAGCTGCTCCCTTCTCAGCTTGGAACACaggatgcacacacacaccgtcACATTGCTCATCATGCCAACGCATTGTGTCACTTCCACATCTCAGCAAGTATTAATCCCAACACAG ACATCCCATCAATGCTGGCAGACTCTGCACTCTTCAACGCAGATGACGGCAGCGGCGCAGGAGGATTTGTTGTTCACTGGCTCAATAATAAAGACCTAAGCTTCACCTGTTCCATGGATCTTTTTATGCTACAGCTTCGCAAGTTCTCTGAGCAGCAGTTAGAACATGCAACAGAAGACCCCTTGGAACCTGAAGGATCCCCTTTGAAGTTTGATTTTggtaggaacaataatacaaatttaATGCATGTTCAGCACACAATTAATCCCCTTTTCTCTGTGATTTTAGACCTGGATGAAATGTCTGACAAAGCCTCATCTGAGCTTGGAGAAGAGGGAGAACCAGGGGAGCAAGGAAGCACAAAGGCATCATCTCCAGGATCCAGCTCCAGCTTGCCTTTGCCCTCAATGCTACTGGAGAGAAAAATGGAGATTCTGATCACAGAGTGGAATAAGAGTCCTGACATGCTGTTCACCATTCACCCAACTGATGGTTCTTTCCTTGTATGGCATGTGAAGTACTTGGATGAATTCAAGCAAGGCATCTTTAGGCAGGTTCAG GTGTCCTTTTCCTCTCGTATCCCAGTGGCATTTCCCACAGGTGATGCCAATTCTTTgagtaaaaacattttgatgtaTGCCTGTACTTTGACCGAGAGTGAAAGTTCAAGAACAGGCGAGCAGGGTAGCATGGTTCCATATGTCGCTCACTCCGTGTCAGCTTCAGCTGGCCTCGGTTCACATGCCCTGGCCTCTTCTTCTAACACAAATCCTGGCGTCAGTCCTGCTGTCATGATGGTCTCCAAACATGTTGATGGATCTCTTAACCAG TGGGCTGTGACATTTGCCGAGCGCTCTGCCTTCTCCAACGTATTGACTGTGTCCCACAAATTCCGCTACTGTGGTCACCGTTTCCATCTGAATGATCAAGCCTGTCACACAGTGCTACCACTGCTGCTCACTTCATCACACCACAATGCACTACTTACACCGCCCTCAGCTCCTGGTAGCATTGATGGGGAACAACCTCCCACCCTTCCCCTTCCAAAGGGACTTCCTAG GAAGCAGCTTCGCAATGCAGCAACAAGGACCTTCCATGACCCCAATGCCATCTACAGTGAACTCATCTTGTGGCGAGTGGATCATATTGGACCACTCTCTTGCACTGGAGGAGTCTCGGAATTGGCTCGAATCAACTCTCTACACACCTCTGCATTCAGCAATGTTGCTTGGCTACCTTCACTTGTCCCTAGCTCTGTACTTG GAACATACTGTAATAGTGCCAGTGCCTGCTTTGTGGCATCAGATGGTAAGAACCTGCGTCTCTATCAAGCTGTAGTGGATGCCAGAAAGCTACTAGATGAGCTCTCAGATCCAGAAACATCT AAACTAGTTGGGGAAGTGTTCAACATTGTCAGCCAGCAGTCCACTGCCAGACCTGGCTGTATCATAGAGCTAGATGTCATTACAAACCAG TGTGGGGCCAACACCCAGCTGCTGCATGTCTTCCAAGAGGATTTTATTCTAGGTTACAAACCTCAAAAAGAACCAGATACACATACGGCTGCTTTTCTATCTGGTGAAG ATTATCAACCTCCTCCATTTTCTGAGAAATTTTTCCTCGTGGTGATAGAAAAGGATCTCAACAGAAACTCTGTGCTGCAAATGTGGCACCTGCACCTCCAGTCTGTTCAGGCTTGTGTCG ATGAACCGAACAAAGATTCTAGTTTCCAGAGCCAGCTCATGGTTCCCAACCAAATTGTGAATGCTGACTCATCTCCAGAGACATCCCCTGTCAGACCACTCCCGCGCTCAGCCTCCACGGTCAACTTGCAATCAGCCAGCAAACTCATCCTCAGTTCCAAATTGGTGTACAGCAAGCGACTTGACTTGCCTCACGGGGTAGAGGTTACCAGAGCAACACCGTCTGCTG GCCATCTCAGTTCCTCCTCCATCTACCCTGTGTGCCTGGCTCCCTATCTGATTGTGACTACCTGCTCTGACTCTCGAGTGCGGTTCTGGCACTGTGCCGTAGAGGGTGATCACGGAGATAGTGACAATGACCGGGACAAGCGGATGTACCGCTGGGAGCCGTGGGCTTTAATGAATGAGGAAGAAGACAACAACAGCGCTGTGTTTGTATCAGGACGGCCCGTTGCAGTGTCCTGCTCCTATATTGGTAGGCTGGCTGTAGCGTTTAAACAGCCACGTCAAGGACAG aTTTCTGGAAAAGAGTTTTCAATGCACGTGTCTATCTATGAGTGTGAATCAACTGGTGGTTCAGAGTGGGTTTTGGAGCAAACGCTCCACTTGGAAGAATTTAATAGACCCTCTCAAACATTGGACCCAAGAGTCAGTGTGGACTCAAacctgtttgtttacagcag ATCGGACCTGTACATGTGCAGAGACCGCAATTCCCCCAATATCAAGCACTACGTCCACTTGGATTGGTTATCCAAAGAAGATGGCTCTCACATTCTCACTGTGGGGGTTGGCTCCAACATTCTTATGTATGGCCGAATCTCCGGCATGGTCCATGAGCAGACAAGTAGCAAAGAGGGCGTGGCTGTCATCACACTCCCTCTAGGGGGCAGTATCAAGCAGGGGATACGCTCTCGCTGGATCCTGCTACGGGCCGTGGACTTGCTGTCCTCTGTGGATGGCACGCCTTCTCTGCCGGTTTCACTCTCCTGGGTTAGGGATGGCATCTTGGTGGTGGGCATGGACTGTGAGATGCACGTGTATGCCCAATGGCACCAGGACAAGAAGCCCGGTGAAGGAGAGGAGGGCAACATGTCATCTGTAGACATTGCAGGAGGCCAAACTCAAGCTTCTTCCTCAGTCTTTGAAGGGAGAGCCAGGTCTAAAAGTGTGTTTGAAGGAAGCGTTGCAGTGGATGAGGCCTTACGTGCACCGGCTGGACTTCAAGAGGGTGGACTTTTTGAGGCGGCTCACTCTCTGTCCCCAACATTACCCCAGTATCATCCCACGCAACTGCTTGAACTAATGGATTTGGGAAAGGTTCGTCGAGCCAAA GCCATTCTTGCTCATTTGGTAAAGTGTATTGCTGGGGAGGTGGCTGTAGTCCGGGATGTGGAGGCAGGTGAAGGCGGAGCCAGGAGACATCTCTCCCGAACCATCAGTGTGACTGGCAGCACAGCAAAAGACACAATTGTGGCCGGTCGCGATGGTGGACGGGATTACACCGAAATCAACTCCATCCCCCCGCTTCCGCTCTATGCCCTCATGTTGGCTGATGAAGATACTTCCTTTAAGGGGACTGAAGAACCTGTCAAAGGACCAAAAGTAGCCAATGGTGACACCAGGCACATGTCTAGTGAGGACCAATATGCTGACCTCTTCCAG GTGCCAACAGTCACCACAGATGACTTTGTGAACTTTGCCACAGACAAACCAGAGAAGAAATCTCGTGTTATCAACCTCTCACAATATGGTCCTGCTTACTTTGGACCAGAGCATGCACAG GTGTTATCCAGTCACCTTATGCACTCCAGCCTCCCTGGACTTACCCGACTTGAGCAGATGTTCTTGGTGGCCCTGGCTGACACTGTAGCAACCACTAGTGCTGAGGTCACTAGCTCCACGGACCAACAATACACAG GAGGCGAGGCTCTGGATGAGTGTGGACTGAGGTACTTGCTGGCCATGCGTCTTCATACTTGCCTGCTCACCTCTCTGCCCCCACTTTACCGCATGCAGCTTCTTCACCAGG GTCTGTCAACATGCCATTTTGCCTGGGCCTTTCACTCTGAAGCAGAGGAGGAGCTGTTGAATATGATTCCGGCAATGCAGAGAGGTGACCTGCAGTGGTCTGAGCTCCGAGCGGTTGGGGTTGGTTGGTGGATACGCAACATCAACACCCTGAGGAAAATGGTGGAGAAG TTGGGCAAAGCTGCATTCCAGAGGCACAACGACCCCTTAGATGCTGCGCTCTTCTACTTGGCAATGAAGAAAAAGGCTGTCCTTTGGGGTCTGTTCAG GTCCCAGCATGATGAGAAGATGACTCAGTTCTTCAAGAATAATTTCACTGAAGACCGTTGGCGAAGGGCAGCTCTAAAAAATGCTTTCTCCCTGCTTGGAAAACAACGCTTTGAACAGTCAGCCGCTTTCTTCTTACTGGCAGGATCCCTCAAAGATGCAATCGAG GTGTTGCTGGAGAAGATGGAGGATCTCCAATTAGCCATGATAGTTGCCAGATTGTACGAGGCTGACTTTGAGAACTCATCCACCTGCCAAGGCCTCCTTTTTGAGAAGGTTCTTGGCTGTAACAAGGACGGAAGTCAGTACCACTGTTCAAGACTTCACCCTGACCCATTCTTGCGCAGCATAGCATACTGGATAATGAAGGATTACACCCAAGCTCTGGACACACTTTTAGAGCGCATCCctaaagatgatgatgatgataaccCTG ATGTGATGGTAAAATCTTGCAACCCCGTGGTGTTCAGTTTTTACAACTATCTAAGAACACACCCGCTCATCATCCGACGACACTATGCTACTTCAGAGGGCACAACAACCACTGTGGGTCTCACTGCAGAAAAGAACAGTGCAGACGAGATCAACCTAATAGAGCGCAAATTGTTCTTCACCACAGCCAATGCTCATTTTAAG GTGGGCTGCCCAGTTCTAGCCCTGGAGGTGCTTTCCAAAATCCCCAAAGTTACCAAGAAATCCGGGTCATCTCCACTCAGCAAGGCTTCATCCAAGGTCAACGTGAGCTTAAACCAGCCACTGGAACAGAGCACAGGACTGGACTGGGGTTCATCTGCTCCCCCTGCATGGGGAGGGAATGAAAGTTCAGGCGGGATGGATTGGGGCCAACCCGTGAGCAAGTTGGAGGATGATGACCTTAAGCTTGACTGGGGAGATGACAAAGACGATGAtgaagacgaggaggaggaggattgtCTGACTATGAAGAAACTTGAAACTGAGACAAAAGTGGAGGGAACATTTGATTCAAAGCTGCAGAGAGACGACTCAAAG GGTGACTCTGAGGTGGACGTGATAGCTGAACAGCTGAAGTTCCGTGCCTGTCTAAAAATTTTAATGACAGAGCTGCGCACGCTCGCTACCGGCTTCGAGGTCGATGGAGGGAAGCTTCGTTTTCAGCTCTACAGTTGGCTTGAAAAGGAGATCGCAGCAATGCACACCATCTGCAACTACAAG GTAGAAGGGAAGGAGCGAGAGCCAGAAGTGGAGCGCTGGGCGGAACGAGCAGTATCGGTGGATATATCAGATGACATGTTGGAGAGAACAGACGCCGATGCCTATGAGCGTCACCAAATGGAGCGGCGACGTCTCCAAGCAAAGCAGCAGCACTCGGAGAGGCGCAAGGCTTGGCTGAGGAAGAACCAGGCCTTGCTTAGAGTCTTCCTCTCTTACTGCAGCCTCCACGGAGCCAAGGGTGGCGGAGTCACCTCTGTACGCATGGAGCTCCTGTTCCTTCTGCAGGAGAGTCAGCAG GAGATCACAGTGAAGCAGCTTCAATCTCCCCTGCCTCTGCCAACCACCTTGCCTCTGCTCTCGGCCTGCATCGCCACCACCAAAACGGTCATAGCCAATCCCGTGCTTCATCTCAGCAACCACATTCGCGATATCCTCCACACCATCACCCTAATGGAGGCACCGCCGCATCCAGATGTCATAGATGAGCGG GTAAATGCCCTGCACACACTGGCAGCGTCTCTGTCTGCTTGCATCTACCAGGCACTGTGTGACAGCCACAGTTACAG CAGCCAGACAGAGGCCAACCAATTTACTGGAATGGTGTACCAGGGCTTGTTGCTCAGCGAAAGGAAACGACTCCGTACAGAAAGCATCGAGGAACATATCACTCCTAATTCAGCTCCTGCTCAATGGCCAG GTGTGTCGTCCCTGATTTCTCTGTTGACGTCTGCCAAGGAGGAGGACCAGCCAAGACTCAACGTGCTTCTGTGCGAGGCAGTCATGGCTGTTTATTTAGCCTTGCTCATCCACGGCTTGGGCACCCACAACAGCAATGAACTCTTCCGCCTCGCCGCACATCCCCTCAACAATCGCATGTGGGCTGCTGTCTTTGGAGGAGGAGCCAAAGTCATAATTAAGCCAAAGAGGCCCGAGGCCCCACCAG CAACAGTCGGGACAAGCAAGGAAGGTACAGAAGCTCAAGCTGGCCCAGAGACTAATTTTGAAGCTAAGGCTAAACCAG TGGTGCCCCCTCAGCCTCCAGCTGAGGATGGAGACCGATACAGGCGCAGGTTTAACATGAGGATGTTAGTTCCCGGACGCCCTGTGAAGGAGACACCAGCTGCCCCGCCGCCGCTGCCTGCAGAGAGACCCACTTACAGGGAGAAATTTATTCCCCCAGAGTTGAGCATGTGGGACTATTTTGTAGCCAAA CCCTTCCTGCCGTTATCAGACAGCAACACTCTCTGTGACTCGGATGAAAGTGGAGCAGAGgacgatgaagatgatgatgatgccttCCTTTCAGATACTCAGATAACTGAGCACTCTGACCCCAACTCATACAG CTGGGCCCTGATCCGCTTGGCCATGGTGAAAATGTTTCATCACAGCATTAAAAATTTCCTCCCTATCACTGGTCTTGACTTTGCAG ACCTGCCAGTCACTTCACCTTTTACAAATGCTGTGTTGAAGACCTTGGAGAACTGGGAACATATTTTACTGGAGACGATGAATAAATTTGATGGTCCGCCCCCCAACTACATTAACACTTACCCTACTGACCTTAGCGCTGGAGGCGGTCCCGCCATCCTGCGTCACAAGGCCATGCTGGAGCCAGACAATACTCCTTTCAA GACAAAGAATCACCAGTCCTTTCCAGCCCGGCGGTTGTGGCATTTCTTGGTCAAACAGGAAGTTCTTCAGGAGACCTTAATCCGTTACATCTTCACCAAGAAAAGGAAGCAGAGCGAG TCTGTAGACAACCATATGGAGCGTGTAAAGCCAAACTGCATAGCTGGAGCTAGCGCTCTCAACAAG GTGGAGGCAGATTTGGGCTATCCTGGAGGCAAAGCAAAAATTGTTCACAAGGAATCGGACATTATTATGGCATTTGCAATTAACAAG GCTAACTCTAACGAAATAGTGCTGGCCTCAACCCACGATGTCCAGGAAGTGGATGTGTCCACGTTGGTGGCTGTTCAGCCTTACGCCTGGATTGGAGAGGAGTTTGATAAGGAGTCACGCAG CTCTGATGACGTTGACTACAAGTCATCGCATACCAACATTGCCCAGGCCAGCTCTGGTCCGTTTGCACCACCACAGATGCCCGTCTCTGCATCCATGCCGTGGCTGGGTAGTGGGCAGACCAGCATGGGAGCCAGTGTG ATCATGAAGAGGAATCTTAATAACGTCAAGAGGATGACGTCTCACCCAATATATCAGTATT ATATGACAGGGGCCCAGGATGGCAGTGTTCGCATGTTTGAATGGAACAGACCTCAGCAGCTCATCTGCTTCAGACAAGCAGGCAACGCTCGCGTCACTCGACTGTATTTTAACTCCCAGGGCAACAAG TGTGGCGTTGCTGACGGAGAGGGATTTCTCAGTCTGTGGCAAGTCAATCAGACCTCCTCAAATCCCAAACCTTACCTG AGTTGGCAGTGCCACACAAAAACATGTGGAGATTTTGCATTCATCACATCTTCGAGTCTCATCGCCACGGCCGGACAATCCAATGACAACAG AAATGTGTGTCTTTGGGACACCCTGATATCCCCCAGCAATACCATGGTCCATG CGTTCCCCTGTCACGAAAACGGAGCCACA